One region of Kwoniella newhampshirensis strain CBS 13917 chromosome 6, whole genome shotgun sequence genomic DNA includes:
- a CDS encoding GTP-binding protein rhoA, with product MSGEIRRKLVIVGDGACGKTCLLIVFSKGMFPEVYVPTVFENYVADVEVEGKKVELALWDTAGQEDYDRLRPLSYPDSHVILICFAIDSPDSLDNVQEKWISEVLHFCQGLPIILVACKKDLRDDPKTVQDLARMNQRPVSRAEGLAVAQKIGAQGYVECSAKTGEGVREVFQTATKHALMSKKSGRSKKGKGCVVL from the exons ATGTCAGGAGAGATCAGGCGGAAGTTGGTCATCGTAG GTGATGGTGCATGCGGTAAAACATgtct CCTCATCGTATTCAGCAAGGGCATGTTCCCAGAG GTCTATGTCCCTACCGTTTTCGAAAACTACGTCGcggatgtcgaggtcgagggcAAAAAGGTCGAGTTGGCGCTGTGGGATACTGCTGGGCAG GAGGATTACGA CCGTCTCCGACCTCTGTCATACCCCGACTCCCATGTTATCCTCATCTGTTTCGCCATCGACTCTCCCGATTCTCTCGACAACGTGCAAGAAAAG TGGATCTCAGAAGTTCTCCACTTCTGCCAGGGCCTCCCCATCATCCTGGTTGCGTGCAAGAAGGATCTCCGAGACGACCCCAAGACAGTTCAAGACCTTGCTCGAATGAATCAGAGGCCCGTTTCTAGAGCCGAGGGCTTGGCCGTTGCGCAGAAGATTGGTGCTCAGGGCTACGTCGAGTGTAGTGCCAAGACCGGTGAGGGAGTCAGAGAGGTGTTCCAGACAGCTACCAAGCATGctttgatg AGCAAGAAGTCCGGTCGCTccaagaagggcaagggtTGCGTCGTGCTCTAG
- a CDS encoding replication factor C subunit 4, with amino-acid sequence MASSSKGDATAPVTAKFVDAEGYEMPWVEKYRPVLLDDIVGNSETVERLKVIAEDGNVPHIIISGMPGIGKTTSIHCLAHALLGDAYKEGVLELNASDERGIDVVRNKIKSFAQRKVTLPAGRHKIIILDEADSMTAGAQQALRRTMEIYSNTTRFALACNMSNKIIEPIQSRCAILRYSKLRDAEVLKRLKEICEMEQVKYNDQGLAALIFTAEGDMRQAINNLQSTHSGFGFVSQDNVFKICDQPHPIVIRQMIKDCQSGNVDDALARINGLWDQGYSAVDIVVTVFRVVKGMEELAEYLKLEFIREIGWTHMRILEGVGTLVQLGAMIARLCRLSLPPGTLKL; translated from the exons ATGGCGTCGTCTTCGAAAGGCGATGCGACGGCTCCGGTCACGGCCAAGTTTGTGGATGCGGAGGGGTACGAGATGCCCTG GGTCGAGAAATATCGACCTGTCTTACTTGACGATATTGTTGGTAATTCAGAGACTGTAGAGAGGTTGAAGGTCATCGCGGAAGATGGGAACGTGCCTCACATTATCAtatcg GGCATGCCCGGTATAGGTAAAACTACCTCGATTCACTGTCTTGCTCACGCTCTCCTCGGCGATGCGTACAAGGAAGGAGTCCTCGAGCTCAACGCTTCGGATGAACG TGGTATCGACGTGGTCAGAAATAAGATCAAGAGCTTTGCTCAGAGAAAAGTGACGTTGCCGGCGGGGAGACATAAAATCATTATTTTGGATGAGGCGGATTC AATGACAGCGGGAGCTCAACAAGCGCTCCGAAGAACGATGGAGATCTACTCAAATACCACACGATTCGCCCTTGCGTGCAACATGTCAaacaagatcatcgagccTATACAATCACGATGCGCTATTCTGAGATATAGCAAGCTGAGGGATGCGGAGGTGTTGAAGCGACTGAAAGAGATTTGTGAAAtggagcag GTGAAATACAACGATCAAGGTCTCGCCGCGCTGATCTTCACAGCCGAAGGAGATATGCGACAAGCGATCAATAATCTCCAATCAACCCATTCCGGATTCGGTTTCGTTTCGCAAGACAACGTCTTCAAAATCTGTGATCAACCACATCCGATCGTCATACGACAGATGATCAAAGACTGTCAGAGTGGGAACGTAGATGATGCGTTGGCTAGAATCAATGGGTTGTGGGATCAGGGATATAGCGCGGTGGATATTGTCGTCACTGTTTTCAGGGTGGTCAAGGGGATGGAAGAGTTGGCAGAGTATCTGAAATTGGAATTCAtaagg GAGATCGGATGGACACATATGCGTATCCTCGAAGGAGTTGGAACGCTCGTTCAACTCGGCGCTATGATAGCTCGTCTATGTAGGTTGAGTCTCCCACCGGGCACCCTAAAGCTGTGA